In Lineus longissimus chromosome 7, tnLinLong1.2, whole genome shotgun sequence, a genomic segment contains:
- the LOC135490777 gene encoding high mobility group protein B1-like, giving the protein MGRVKAAAKGSPEKKQRKQRKKKDKDAPKRPCTAFFYYVLHQRACGEHEGMKVSEFTKQCGARWRGLTKEDKETHFDSAATDKKRYEEQMKIYKPSACKDATKPKKPMTPFLLFVGSVRKQLVEDGVQHKEVLGKAAEQWREITDADKKPFTKEAAELKKAYEANMKKWNEEQAAAAKAAKAKPKPAAPQKNGKDSDDEESEEESEEEEEEEEEEDDDEDMESDDE; this is encoded by the exons ATGG GTCGTGTAAAAGCTGCAGCCAAGGGCTCCCCCGAAAAGAAACAACGCAAACAGCGCAAGAAGAAGGACAAGGATGCACCTAAGAGACCATGCACAGCTTTCTTCTACTACGTGCTTCACCAGAGGGCATGTGGAGAGCATGAGGGAATGAAG GTTTCCGAGTTCACAAAGCAGTGCGGTGCAAGGTGGAGGGGTCTTACAAAAGAAGACAAGGAAACGCACTTCGACTCCGCGGCCACCGACAAGAAACGCTACGAAGAACAG ATGAAAATCTACAAACCATCAGCGTGCAAGGACGCGACAAAGCCTAAGAAGCCAATGACGCCATTCTTACTGTTTGTCGGCTCGGTTCGAAAGCAACTTGTAGAAGATGGCGTTCAGCACAAGGAGGTCTTAGGCAAGG CTGCTGAGCAGTGGAGGGAGATCACAGACGCCGATAAGAAGCCATTTACTAAGGAAGCTGCAGAATTAAAAAAGGCATATGAAGCAAACATGAAGAAATGGAATGAG GAGCAAGCAGCTGCGGCTAAGGCAGCGAAAGCAAAGCCTAAACCGGCAGCCCCGCAGAAGAACGGCAAAGACAGTGATGATGAGGAGAGTGAGGAAGAATccgaggaagaggaggaggaggaagaggaagaagacgATGATGAGGACATGGAGAGTGATGACGAATAG